The nucleotide window gctgctgcgTGTGCTTGCACAGAAATGAGCTGTGATCTGCTGCTCATCACTGGCTCAGGAGTGTGGTTGGCAGATCTCAGGCTGTGTGCAGATGTGGCCTTGTGCCTTGAGGACAGGAgtgaattttcttttggtttggggatttttatcTTTACACGTTACCTGTGGATGGGGTGGAATATTTCTCTGTTGCTCCACATGAGCAGGCAAAGCCAGGACCCTGCGTCAGAGCCTCAAATAACCATGTTTCCAGGGTAGCAGGGCTTTAGAGGGAATGGCAAATATTGTGAGACTGGCAATCAAATTGCAAGAGTTGATTTCCCTGTATTCATAGGGAAAAATAACTCTGATTTATTTGGAatcattatttcattatttagatGTTTGCTGCTTAGTGAATCAGGGAGACattctgcaggggaaaaaaaaagataattataGCAGAGGTGTGTTGAGTCATTTGTTTGAGATGAGAATTGCAGGTTGCTGCCTAAAAAGTGACCTTCTGATTTTTACCATCACCCAGAGGTGGCTAGGCAGGATCTGGGAGTGTGtgacagccctggcagctcacCCAGCCTTGGTGGCTGAGTCCCAACATGCTTGAACAAGAACTGGCTTAAAACCAGGATTTTCAGTACCCACAACATGTTTTATCTGTGTCAGTTGAGGAGTGTGGTGGTTTTGGAGTCTAGATGAGCTTTAGGTCACCACTTGTTTGGCATGGCCACTAGAGAACTAAAAAAGTCAACCAAAGCTGTTCATTCTGCAATTTGCTGCCTGCTGGAGGTTCACCATGTGCCCTGTATCAAACAGAATTAATGATTTGTATTCAGGCCGAGTACCAGATGATTGCAGTAAATAATTCTCTTTGTAGGCAATGTTTTACTGCAAGAGCAgtgaggtttctttttttttcttatatatatattttttcaccCGAGAGGTGACTGAACAGCATCCTTgactttcattttattttcataataataTGAATTATTATCAGGGCCTGACAGAGTGGGTGAGTTGCCTTGgccctgctgccttttctgctgctgctggggaggcttTTCCTTgggctggagagaggagctcCCTCTGCCAGGCAGCCTTTTGCCCCTTCACGCTGCCCTGGGTCAGGAGGACAGTCAGCTGGTGATGATGGTTGCATCATTCTGGAGAAACCCCAGTCCAGGCGAACTGGAGGAAGTGTGGGATGAGGGATGAGTTACAGGGGAGTTTGGGCTTTGATTTTTGGGAAGCTGAGAAGAGGCATGgcctgggctgtgcctgtggctgCAGACCCCGCAGCAGTGCAGCCAGTGCCATGCCCTGCCCTGCACATCCCAACACTGGAGACCTGGGCACTGCTATGGCCAGGGCTGGTGCCATCAGCGGAGCTTACGGCTGGGTAGAAGTGAAGGGTTGAACCCAGGATGTAGTAAAATGTGTTCAGTGCTTtgattcactttttttttttttctttttccttgtcttaCTCTAAGCAGCCTGAACTGAGGTACCTCCAAGCTGCCCCACCCTATGCCAGGACTTTACTGCACCCACCTGAGCAGCCGGGCTGGGCCCACCCTGCACAGACAAGCTCCACACCTGGATGAgcacatctttatttttagtttcagaAATACGCATCTAAAAAGTCCATTTCTCACCTGGACACGTCACCCAAACCgctgctccttccagctgccCTTCCCGTGGTGGGACGCGCGTTCCCTCTGCACATCTGTGCGAGGCCATTAGAGGGCATTTGGGCTTCATTTTCCACCACCCAGAAGGACTTTCACTGGGAGAAAGTACAGCCGCAGCAGCCGAGCAGCTCTCCTGCGCCGACTCCTGcatggctggagcagctccagcccgtCGGGAGACGGCCCCGACTCATCTTTGcgatttgttttccctttttcctgcttttcccttagCTCCGGCTCGCAGGGAATGTGCTTGGATGGCAGGCGGTATGTCTGGTGCTGCGGAGCGGAGTCTCCGGTGTCTGAGCTCCTCGCTGGCCGAAGCCCTGCCAAACCACCAGCGcttgggagaggaggaggccaGGCAGAGCGGGAAGGCTCGTGTTTATTCTGGAGGGATGAGGGGAAGGTGAATTAGAGCTGCCACCAGGAGGACCCTGCCCGTGCCCGGGAAGGCGGCTGCTGGGTTGCGGGGTGGGTACCATGGGATGGCTGAGCCCCTGCACGGTCGAGCAGCTCAGCCTGGTGTGGCAGTGACTTGTGGGGTGGAGCTTGATGACCTGTTCCCTCCCTGGGGGGGAGAGGGCGTGAGGGTTCCCTCCCGGGATTTTGGCTTCCAGGTGCTGGAGATGGTCTCTCTTGATGGCcctgcaaagcagagctgcatgATGTGGTGGAGAAGCAGCATCATCTCTTCAGAAGCCCCACTGATCCAGGAAGGACCAATTCCTGGTTTCTTGGGTGGGTTTATGCTTGGAGCAGgatttccccatttcccatttcattCAGCCTAAGAAGCTCAGGGATGCTGCCCAGTAACCCCGCCTGGGGCAGCGGGGTGTGCAGAGGAGGCAGGTGATGGGTGACACGGGGATCTTGTTCTCTGTTTCCAGCCTCCTTTGCAGCCAAAGTTCATCatttcttctctattttccCAATGGAAACATCCTCCATCTTCACCGTAACCACAGTGCCATGGGTTCGTGCCAGACTCTTTGCCGGGATGAGGCGTTGGCTCAAGGGTGAATCCGGGGTGGGCACAGCTACAAACGacctcctcttcccctctggAAAGGCAGAATGGAGACCgatgggagatggagaggggTGGTGGTGTGTCCCTGGCAGCTGCGGAGCGGGGGCAAGTGGCGGTGCAGGGGGAAAGAAGTGGGCAGAAACCACTGCATGCCAGCAAGGCAGATTTGCACTGTGCCCacgctggggctgtgccaggctaATAAAGGGGTGGCAGAACCACCTCCCGGGTGTGCCcagggagccaggcaggagctgcaaatCCATCTCTGGCCATAGGGGCAGGCCGAGCTCACCTGTGTGGGATCCACAGTGCTCCTGGATTCAGACCTCCAGAAACCCCAAAATTCAGGTCTGCACCTGCCATCGGCTGTTTTCCAAGCAAAGTTTCAGGAGATGGTTTATGTGTCCCTGAGGCACGGTCAGCTCACAGCTGAGGAGGGCTGATGGGGTGCCCACAGGTAAGCGGGGATCCCTTGGCTCGTGTTGGTTGCCACTTCCCCTTGTCAGTCAAAGGTGttgcccagaggcagcagctccacccAGCCCTCACTCACCGCTGGGAACGCTGCcggcagggccgggcagggTCTGACCATGCAGAGCCGCCTCTGTGTCTCCAGCCGGCAGTAGCGGTTCTGGTTGGACACGCGGGTGGCAAAGCCCACGCCGCAGGTGGCCGAGCAGGCGCTCCACTCCGTGCCCCACTCCTGGCAGGGGAATCGCAGCAGTGGGGACACTGCCCCGGGGGCTGCAAGAAAGGAgatgggaggggaaaagggtggTTGGAGCCAGGTGCTGTGCAGATGCCCTGTGGTGCTGCAGGCATAGCCCTGCGTGGCAGCGAACCGTGAGGTGTCTCCTGCTGATGTTTCACAGCCTGGGGTGAAGGGGCCATCCCCAGAGACCTGCGTGGGCATCCCCTCCCTGGAGTTGCCCTGCATCTTACCTGCCCTGGCATCCCGGAGGAGGTGCTGATCCTGGGCTTCACAGATCCACTCAGggcagcacttccctgggatCTCCACGCGCCGGGGGTAGGGGCAGTCCGGGGTGGGCAGCCGGACATCCTCCTGGCAGAGTGGGATGCAGTTGAAGCCCCCGTCCAAGCATTGGCATTGGATtttgcagctgggctggaaaacCTCCCCCTCTCGATAGACTCGGCCGTTCACCTCGCAGCCCTCCTCATCGTCTTCAACTGCAAGTGACAGCCGGGGAGCCAGTCAGgccatatatatttcctttccacgggactgGGACAGCGTGACACAGAGATGGGGATGGCGGGGGCACTGCTGGGGGTGGCTGCGGGGCTGACACAAAGGGGCTGAAGTGGGGGGACCACAGAAGTGACTGAGAGGTGCACAGGGCAGACGTGGGTGTGCAGCAGCATGTTCATCACCCagcctcctccccttccctgccttctctCCTCATCTCTGTGGTTTTTCAAAGCAACAGCTCACAAGCTGTGAGAAGCTCCCTGCCCGTTGACTCTGACCCTGCCTTCAGGCTTTCCAGGCTAGGAAAAGTTTCTCTGAGATTTCTTTGCTGGACCCCCAGGCTCCAGACCTGGACTGGGTGactgcagcatccctgggacTCCCCTGTCCGTTCTCACTGAAGCCACCCTGAATCCTctgtcagaaagcagcagaagagctggCAGGAGATGGGGCACAGCCCCATGGCCAAGCTGTGTGCATCATcctcaggaaagctgctttcctAGCCTTAACCACTCCCCGGATAGTGCTGTGGGATGCCTGTAGCCAAGTCAGGTCATgactggagctgggctggagtgTGGGGGTATCCCCGGGGAAAATGGGCACCCCTGTGCTCACAGTTGCAggtggctcctgtccctgcagatgCTGAGCTGTAGTCACAGACGAGGCCCTGGCTCTGGTCACAGACGTGCAGAAAGTCGCAGGGCTCTCCCAGGCGCCGGGCACAGATcttgcagcagccacagccatcCAGGACCAGGGGGGACCCGCGGGGGCAGCGGGGTGGCACCCAGGGGCAGTAGCATGGTCTCcggcacagctgggcacaaaCCTGTGGAGGCAAAGCTGAATCCATGCAGGTGGTTTTTGGCTAACAGCTGCTTTGTCACTGGGACAGACAGGTAACCTTAGCTCAGTCATGGGGGCAGATTTTTGGTGGAGGGAGGCTCTGCAAATCCATGGGAATATGTCGAAGCAGCCTGGAAAGCTACTGTCCCCTTTGAAGGGCACCTGTGGAAAACCACGGAGAATCAAGGATGCTCAGATGCTCAGCACTCTGCAAGATGGAGGTGTTAATGTACCACTGCTCTGAACAcacaggaggaggatggagctACAAGGTGAACATCCCAGGTGGTTATTTAATGAGgtcagcagccccaggcagcccagtgggagggaggaagggagggagggaaagcagcCCACCCCCATGCCTGCCTCCAAGGCAGCAGGCTGTACCCAGCTGGAGAGGTGGCTTTGCAGGGACTGAATCCACGTGGTGAATGCACAGCACCTCACTCCTAATGGTCTTAACAGCTCTCATTCACGCCAAGAAACAAGACATTGCATCAGCAGTGGGCATCTGAAGCCAGGCAGACCTCACTGCATTCCTCACTGGTCCAGCTGCATCCTCTGcttgtccctggctgcagcatcctcacCTGGCGTGGCCCACTGGGTGAGGAGCCCAGAGATAGGCAGGTTTTCAAGGACTTTTCCCTCGTGGCTAGACTGAGTAACCACTTTGGCAGGGCTGTGCACTGCAGTCCTTTGCCTGCTCAGTCAATtgcctgccagggctgtgcccatgGGACTTCACCTGGGCAGGTGGATGTTTGTACCCTTGGCTCATCCTGCTTGCACAACCACCCTGGCACCAACAGCTTTTTTAGGCAGCGTTTGAGCTCCAATCATGTCAGGTCTGGCAGAGCTGTTGCATGTAGAGCCTGAAGCCACGAGAGTTGGCTCTGCAGTTTGGAAGTGAATCTTTTACCAGTATTGGCCTGACAGTGCATGTGAGCCCCCAGCAGCCACGCTGCTCAGCACCACGCACATGCTGCTGGATGCAGGGCCAGCATGTGCAGCACAGCAAGCATGCAACCAAAACAttcatccctgccctggtccagGTACTGGTGTGACTGCTGAGTCTGCCAGGAGAGTGATGGGTTCAGCCAGGCCGTGTAGGTTTTAGataccatttttcttttcctttcagtttctcCCAGTGGCATCAGGTCTGACATGATGAGGTGAGACAGAGAGGGTAGCTACTGGTGCACTATCTGTTCCCCACTTGCAGCAGTTCAGATGCTTTTCATGGGGCTGTAGAAGTGTCAGTGCCAGTAGTTGGAGTTAAAATATATCCAAAATGGATTGGGTAATCTGGGTCTTGTTCTAGTTCTGTCAGTGAGCAGCATTATTAATGTgacagaaaccagagagaaacTTGTGGCAAGGACCAAGGGGCTGGCTGTGGTGGCCAGGTTTGGGCTGGCAGCACAATGGTCCTTGGTGATCCTCCAGGCACTCGTGAGCACCTGGGGCAAGAATCATTGCTCTGTTACATCTTACCCAGGCAGCCAAGggcatttttcatctttcaggaGGTTGCTATTACAAATTGATGTTTTAGAAAGATTAGCCAAGCCATAAATCCATCTCCCCCTGCTCCTTGTAATTTACTTGTCTTTAGGTGACAATGTGGCTCCTGTCAGAGACCTGAACTTTCTGGGGAGAGAGTCAAACAGGCACCACATTGCCACGACATCCCTGCTTGGGGATTCAAGCAGCAATTAGAACTTGGAGCTGAGATGCCCCAAACTTTTCAACATTCCTGTTCTCTGCACAGGCAAATATTTTCACACAGAgtccaagagaaagaaaaaaaaaaaatcgctACAGCAACCCAAATCCCATCGGAGGCACTGGCTTGGCGTGAGCATTCCGAGAAGTGGGGAGAGCTGAGTAATGCCAGGTCTGGTGCTCGTGGCTTGGCCTCTGCCTCGGGAGCCTGGGCGGGGATGGAGGAGCCTGGAGGAGCCGCTACCGCCCAGCTGCTGCTCGCTGGCTCGCGGGGACCGAACGTAGCCCAGCccggggagctgcagggacGGCGAGCAAACAGCGCATTGCTGGCATTCCTGTGTGCCCCAGGGACTCGCACAGCGGAGCCTTGGGCCCAGGAACGCTCAGATCCTGCTGCTTCATCTCAAACACCTCTCCCAAGCATAGCTCTGCCCCCTGCATCAACACAGCCTGGCTGCCGGCCGGCGAGAGCCGCGGGGATTGTGGTGACACCCCAGTCCCCCTGCACCTCACTTTGCCAGAACCGGGTGCTTCATGGCTAAAGCTGCCCCAGTGCCCCATCTCCCTTACCTTGGAGAGAAcgcagaggagagagaggaagaggagctgcttctccagctggaGCCTCATGGTGCTCTCCCCTCTGCCACTTCAGCACATCACCCCCCAGGCAGTTTGGAGGCAGTGGTGTGTTCGCAGGTTTGAAAGCCCAGAGTAGGTCCTGCTGGTGTTTATACTCTCCCTGCTCTGATGTCACTCACAGGATCCAATATAAACATGAGTAGGTTTGGACAAGCCtcaagattttcttcttttttttcctttctttttttttccagcccaCATTCCAGCTGCCATTTCCACTCTCCTCAAGGTGAGAATATGTGTCTGCCGAGAcaaggagggcagggaagggatgctgtgctgtccctggggagcaggggagagCGGCTGGGGAACCAGGCTGGTGGGGTGATCCAGCTCCCTTCTCCTAGCCTGGCAGAGAAGGTTCATGCCCCATCCTACTGATCAAGGTCTGTCCAGGTAGAGCTGGTATCTTCCTCCTGAGATTTGAAGGGATTGACAGgactgtccctgctgctgtgggacaaTGCCATGACCAGGCAGGAACAGGGCACCCACCCCATATTCAGTGCTGCACCCAGTGCATGGCAGGCTGTGGAAGACGGGTGTGTCACCcaaaggagctggaaatggatttgctgtggtggtgctgctgctgctgccacatcATCTCCATCCTGAGAGGGACTGAGAGGGACTATGGCCACCTGGGGAGGCTGTTGGGGTGGGGTGGCTGGGTGCACACTGTGTTGCATTGTCCTGGGTACGTAATGCACAGAAGGCTGCAGTCTGACCCTGCTGATTTTAAGCCTTGTAAATGCAAATTCAGCCCCTGAAGAATTATGATGATCTTAATCAATTGTGAGAATTATAAATCCAAGTTTGGGGAAGAGAAGCAGGTGCTCAGCAGTTGCCTCCCAACGCTTTCTCAGTCTGCCTTGTGCAAGCTTTTCTCTTGTCCCCTGTGACCGAGGGTGTGAGGCTGGCTCTTAGACAAACCTAAGCACTTCAAGACCTCCACTAGACAGAGCCACTTCTCCATATTCCCATTCCCCAGATCTTATCACAAGATGTGAGAGGAGATGTGGTGAGCCCAGAGCTCAAAGGAAAGGCCTGAGCATAAGGATGCAGGTtgtcctgcagctctccctggctcctctcCTGCACCCTTGCCCTTTGCCTGTGTTCTGGGGGCCAGGACTACTGCTCCTGTGCTGGCCCAAGGGATGGATCCTGGTGGCTGTGCACAGGACTCTCTGTATCACTCAGGCATGATGAGAACTGCTGCTGGATATCAGGTATGTGTTGGCAAACACACAGGAGATGCTGAGTGCTATAAGCAGATCACCAAAACCAGGCAACCAAGAGTGATGCCCCATCTCTCCCTCCAGGATTTATTCCctctttttt belongs to Corvus moneduloides isolate bCorMon1 chromosome 17, bCorMon1.pri, whole genome shotgun sequence and includes:
- the CCN5 gene encoding WNT1-inducible-signaling pathway protein 2 isoform X2, translating into MRLQLEKQLLFLSLLCVLSKVCAQLCRRPCYCPWVPPRCPRGSPLVLDGCGCCKICARRLGEPCDFLHVCDQSQGLVCDYSSASAGTGATCNFEDDEEGCEVNGRVYREGEVFQPSCKIQCQCLDGGFNCIPLCQEDVRLPTPDCPYPRRVEIPGKCCPEWICEAQDQHLLRDARAEGKRRSFVAVPTPDSPLSQRLIPAKSLARTHGTVVTVKMEDVSIGKIEKK
- the CCN5 gene encoding WNT1-inducible-signaling pathway protein 2 isoform X1; protein product: MRLQLEKQLLFLSLLCVLSKVCAQLCRRPCYCPWVPPRCPRGSPLVLDGCGCCKICARRLGEPCDFLHVCDQSQGLVCDYSSASAGTGATCNFEDDEEGCEVNGRVYREGEVFQPSCKIQCQCLDGGFNCIPLCQEDVRLPTPDCPYPRRVEIPGKCCPEWICEAQDQHLLRDARAAPGAVSPLLRFPCQEWGTEWSACSATCGVGFATRVSNQNRYCRLETQRRLCMVRPCPALPAAFPARGRGGRL